The following proteins are encoded in a genomic region of Tuberibacillus sp. Marseille-P3662:
- the nhaC gene encoding Na+/H+ antiporter NhaC, whose product MKPKEPKFIEVFLVLFIFLAMMSVSVAVFDIPFQIPLFASWFIMIGLGLKLKHTYKSLQDSIITGISKGLEATMILFTVGALIGTWIAGGIVPALIYYGLAIINPNVFLVVAMILLAITALSTGTSFGAVGTSGIAMMGVGESFGIPLPLVAGAVISGAYVGDKLSPLSDTTVMTASLTEVPVIKHVKGMLPVSLPSLLITGILFTLVGFFYVGDQIDMSRANAASEALISTFSIHWYVLIPLVIVIGLLAMNKPAIPVIAFGALLGIIWAAIFQGVDVVSAITTSYSGFEINSDSEFLNELLNTGGIESMLGVIALILLALGFGGLLDKLGILQALSNLFDGWVKESTGKLTFSTMATAFFGNLFGSAAYVGVITGSKTTEKLYDDRNIDHRVLSRNSEGGGTVTVPMIPWSDAGVFMATTLGISTISYLPFLWYNFVGIIVTFLYGYMGWYFWKNKEQTEEDAEKESEVFKAE is encoded by the coding sequence ATGAAACCAAAAGAACCGAAATTTATTGAAGTATTTCTCGTCCTTTTTATATTTCTAGCCATGATGTCGGTATCAGTCGCTGTTTTCGACATACCATTTCAAATTCCACTCTTTGCTTCATGGTTTATCATGATTGGCCTTGGATTAAAGTTGAAACACACGTATAAAAGTCTTCAAGACTCGATTATAACGGGTATATCAAAAGGTCTGGAAGCAACCATGATTTTATTTACTGTAGGGGCCTTGATTGGCACTTGGATAGCAGGTGGCATTGTGCCAGCACTCATTTATTACGGATTGGCCATTATCAATCCAAACGTATTTTTAGTGGTTGCCATGATTCTGTTAGCTATTACGGCTTTATCAACGGGTACATCTTTTGGGGCAGTTGGTACCAGCGGGATTGCCATGATGGGAGTCGGCGAAAGCTTCGGCATTCCATTACCATTGGTAGCAGGAGCCGTTATATCGGGTGCTTATGTCGGTGATAAATTGTCTCCTTTATCAGATACAACAGTCATGACAGCTTCACTGACAGAAGTGCCGGTCATCAAGCATGTGAAAGGAATGTTGCCTGTCAGTCTTCCTTCATTACTTATCACGGGTATTCTATTTACATTAGTTGGATTCTTCTATGTTGGAGATCAAATTGACATGAGTCGGGCCAATGCTGCATCTGAGGCTTTGATCAGCACTTTCAGTATTCATTGGTATGTTTTGATCCCGCTTGTTATCGTCATTGGTTTGCTGGCCATGAATAAACCAGCGATACCTGTTATAGCTTTTGGTGCCTTGCTGGGAATTATATGGGCAGCTATTTTCCAAGGAGTGGATGTTGTTTCTGCCATAACGACGTCATATTCTGGCTTTGAAATCAATTCTGATAGTGAATTTTTAAATGAGTTATTGAATACAGGTGGAATTGAATCCATGTTGGGCGTTATTGCCTTGATTTTGTTGGCTCTTGGATTTGGGGGATTGCTTGATAAATTAGGTATATTGCAGGCTCTATCCAATCTGTTTGATGGTTGGGTAAAGGAAAGTACTGGGAAACTCACATTTTCAACGATGGCAACCGCCTTCTTTGGTAACTTGTTCGGGAGTGCCGCTTATGTAGGTGTTATTACAGGGTCAAAAACAACAGAAAAACTGTATGATGACAGAAATATTGACCACAGAGTATTATCAAGAAATTCGGAAGGTGGCGGAACAGTAACAGTTCCCATGATACCATGGTCGGATGCTGGTGTTTTTATGGCTACCACTCTGGGCATTTCCACCATCTCCTACTTACCGTTTTTGTGGTACAACTTTGTAGGGATTATTGTTACATTCCTTTATGGCTATATGGGGTGGTATTTTTGGAAGAATAAAGAACAGACTGAAGAAGATGCCGAAAAAGAATCAGAGGTATTTAAGGCGGAATAA